A region of Lacinutrix sp. Hel_I_90 DNA encodes the following proteins:
- a CDS encoding mevalonate kinase, producing MKGPLFYSKILLFGEYGIIKDSKGLSIPYNFYNGALKMDENLLEDTKKSNESLKRFAKYLSNISNDLVVFEVEKLLADVESGMYFDSSIPQGYGVGSSGALVAAIYDKYATNKITVLENLTREKLLRLKVIFAEMESFFHGKSSGLDPLNSYLSLPILINSQDNIEATGIPTQSTSGKGAVFLLDSGVTGETAPMVSIFMENMKQEGFRNMLKNQFIKHTDACVDDFLKGDIKSLFSNTKKLSKTVLQHFKPMIPKQFHALWKNGLDTNDYYLKLCGSGGGGYILGFTEDLNKAEKALKDYKLEVVYNF from the coding sequence ATGAAAGGCCCACTTTTCTATTCAAAAATCTTACTCTTCGGAGAGTACGGAATCATTAAAGACTCTAAAGGATTATCTATACCCTATAATTTTTACAACGGTGCTTTAAAAATGGATGAAAATCTATTAGAAGATACTAAAAAGTCTAACGAAAGCTTAAAAAGATTTGCAAAGTATTTATCTAATATAAGTAATGATCTAGTCGTTTTTGAAGTTGAAAAATTGTTGGCAGATGTCGAATCTGGCATGTATTTCGATTCTTCTATTCCACAGGGTTATGGGGTTGGTAGTAGTGGCGCATTAGTCGCAGCAATCTATGATAAATACGCTACGAATAAAATTACAGTCCTTGAAAATTTAACACGCGAAAAACTATTAAGACTTAAAGTTATTTTTGCTGAAATGGAATCGTTTTTTCATGGCAAATCTTCAGGTCTCGATCCATTAAATAGCTACTTAAGTTTGCCAATTCTTATCAATTCGCAAGACAATATTGAAGCGACTGGTATTCCAACACAAAGTACTTCTGGCAAAGGCGCCGTATTTTTACTAGATAGTGGTGTTACTGGTGAAACCGCACCAATGGTAAGTATTTTTATGGAAAACATGAAGCAGGAGGGTTTTCGCAACATGCTTAAAAATCAATTTATAAAGCATACTGATGCTTGTGTTGATGATTTTTTAAAAGGCGATATAAAATCGTTGTTTAGCAATACAAAAAAACTATCTAAAACGGTTTTGCAGCACTTTAAACCCATGATCCCGAAGCAGTTTCATGCGCTCTGGAAAAATGGCTTAGACACTAACGATTACTACCTTAAACTTTGCGGTTCTGGTGGTGGTGGCTATATTTTAGGGTTTACAGAAGATTTAAATAAAGCTGAAAAAGCACTAAAAGATTACAAATTAGAAGTCGTTTATAATTTCTAA
- a CDS encoding geranylgeranylglycerol-phosphate geranylgeranyltransferase — protein MFSRKQKLILLKFFSMFSVVRGYNILVIVIAQYLTSIYIFAPEKPLRNVLFDLNLLMLVLASAAVVAGGYIINNFYDSEKDLINRPNKSMLDKLVSQNTKLSFYFVLNFSAIIMASYVSFNAVVFFSAYIFGIWFYSHKLKKLQIVGNITSALLTITPFFIIFIYYKNFDTVIFVHATFLFLIITIRELTKDLENLKGDLALDYHTIPIQYGEKVSKKMISFLVAVTLIPSYLLVQRYDIGQMNGYFFLSTFLLLVFLVLLWKSKTKKQYLILHNILKFIIVAGVFSILLIDIDLVLKRIL, from the coding sequence ATGTTCTCTCGTAAACAGAAACTCATTCTACTCAAGTTTTTTAGTATGTTTTCTGTGGTAAGAGGCTATAATATCTTGGTTATTGTAATAGCACAGTACCTAACCTCAATTTATATTTTTGCGCCAGAAAAACCGTTGCGAAACGTGTTATTCGACCTTAATCTGTTAATGCTTGTTTTAGCGTCAGCAGCGGTCGTTGCCGGCGGTTATATTATTAATAATTTTTACGATTCAGAAAAAGATTTAATTAACAGGCCTAACAAGTCGATGTTAGATAAATTAGTGAGTCAGAATACCAAATTATCTTTTTATTTTGTGCTCAACTTTTCTGCCATTATTATGGCAAGTTACGTGTCATTTAATGCGGTCGTATTCTTTTCAGCTTACATTTTTGGTATTTGGTTTTATTCACATAAATTGAAAAAACTGCAAATAGTGGGTAACATCACTTCGGCATTGCTAACAATTACTCCTTTTTTTATTATTTTCATTTACTACAAGAATTTCGATACTGTTATTTTTGTGCATGCGACGTTTTTATTTTTGATTATTACCATTCGGGAACTAACTAAAGATTTAGAGAATTTAAAAGGAGATTTGGCTTTAGATTATCATACCATTCCCATTCAATATGGTGAAAAAGTCTCAAAGAAAATGATTAGCTTTTTAGTGGCAGTAACTTTAATACCCTCTTATTTGTTAGTACAACGTTATGATATTGGACAGATGAATGGCTACTTTTTCTTAAGTACTTTTTTGCTCCTTGTATTCTTAGTTTTACTTTGGAAATCTAAAACAAAAAAACAATATCTTATTCTACATAATATTTTAAAGTTCATCATTGTAGCCGGTGTTTTTAGTATCTTGTTGATAGATATTGACTTGGTTTTAAAACGCATTCTATAA
- a CDS encoding carbon-nitrogen hydrolase family protein, whose amino-acid sequence MENTLKIAMAQISPVLLNKTETLKKVEQAIIEAGESGCELIVFGEALVPGYPFWLALAGGSEWNTKVNKELHAEYVRNAIQIEAGELNSVCKLANKYQIAIYLGIIERAKNRGGHSIYASLVYINAGGEIKSVHRKLQPTYDERLTWSPGDGNGLQVHTLKQFTVGGLNCWENWMPLPRTALYGLGENLHIAVWPGSDHNTKDITRFIARESRSFVVSVSCIMTKALFPKETPHLDKILEQCPEVLANGGSCIAGPDGEWIIEPVLHKEGLIMQTIDFNRVYEERQNFDPVGHYSRPDVTKLTVNRERQSTVVFDN is encoded by the coding sequence ATGGAAAACACGCTTAAAATAGCAATGGCACAAATTTCTCCTGTGTTGTTGAATAAAACGGAAACACTTAAAAAAGTAGAACAAGCTATCATCGAAGCAGGTGAAAGTGGCTGTGAACTTATCGTTTTTGGTGAAGCTTTAGTGCCAGGTTATCCGTTTTGGTTAGCCTTAGCTGGAGGTTCAGAATGGAATACCAAAGTTAATAAAGAGTTGCATGCAGAATATGTTAGAAATGCTATTCAAATTGAAGCGGGAGAATTAAATTCGGTTTGTAAACTGGCAAATAAATATCAAATAGCTATTTATTTGGGCATTATAGAGCGGGCAAAAAATCGTGGCGGACATTCTATTTATGCGTCTTTAGTTTATATAAATGCTGGTGGCGAAATTAAATCGGTGCACAGAAAACTGCAACCTACTTATGATGAGAGACTCACCTGGTCACCCGGTGATGGTAACGGTTTACAAGTACATACGCTTAAACAATTTACTGTAGGCGGACTAAACTGTTGGGAAAATTGGATGCCTTTACCCAGGACTGCGTTATACGGTCTGGGAGAAAATTTGCATATTGCTGTTTGGCCGGGAAGTGATCATAACACCAAGGATATCACCCGATTTATTGCAAGAGAATCACGGTCGTTCGTGGTTTCTGTGTCCTGTATAATGACCAAAGCCCTATTTCCAAAAGAGACACCACATTTAGATAAGATTTTAGAACAGTGTCCAGAGGTTTTAGCCAATGGCGGAAGTTGCATTGCGGGACCAGATGGTGAATGGATTATTGAACCGGTGTTACATAAAGAAGGGTTAATTATGCAAACTATAGATTTTAATCGGGTGTATGAAGAGCGGCAGAATTTTGATCCTGTTGGACATTATTCACGTCCAGATGTGACGAAATTAACAGTCAATAGAGAAAGACAATCTACCGTAGTATTTGATAATTAA
- a CDS encoding pseudouridine synthase produces the protein MSRQGGNDKGKTSGRGNNTSKSKSYARGNAPIKKQATTSKKTATTSKKTSATPKKASNSDAIRLNKYVANSGICSRRDADVHIATGLVTVNGKVVTEMGYKVKMEDEVRYDGARINPEKKEYVLLNKPKGFATTTSEYKGRTVMDLVANATPSRIKPIGRLGRNSTGLLLFTNDEKIVERFTNSNKGVERLFHLELDKNLKLEDLKKIREGFKIEGKMVNVEEVDYVDNKKNEVGIKIKNTGNTILHTIFDYLKYELVRIDCVQIAHLTKKDIPRGNWKLLTEQEINTLKML, from the coding sequence ATGAGCAGACAAGGCGGAAACGATAAAGGAAAGACTTCAGGTCGAGGCAATAACACTAGTAAATCTAAAAGTTATGCAAGAGGAAATGCGCCAATAAAAAAGCAAGCGACGACTTCTAAAAAGACAGCAACGACTTCTAAAAAGACGTCGGCGACTCCTAAAAAGGCATCAAATTCAGACGCAATTCGTTTAAATAAATACGTAGCAAATTCTGGTATTTGCTCGCGTCGTGATGCAGATGTACATATTGCAACGGGCTTAGTTACCGTAAATGGTAAAGTGGTCACCGAAATGGGGTACAAAGTAAAGATGGAAGACGAAGTGCGTTACGATGGAGCACGTATAAATCCTGAGAAAAAAGAGTATGTCTTATTAAATAAACCTAAAGGTTTTGCAACAACAACAAGTGAATACAAAGGACGCACAGTTATGGATTTAGTTGCTAACGCCACACCATCTCGTATTAAGCCTATTGGACGTTTAGGGAGAAACTCTACCGGTTTATTGCTGTTTACTAACGATGAAAAAATTGTAGAACGTTTTACGAATTCAAATAAAGGCGTTGAGCGTTTATTTCATTTAGAATTAGATAAAAATTTAAAGTTGGAAGATTTGAAAAAAATCCGAGAAGGCTTTAAAATAGAAGGCAAAATGGTAAATGTTGAAGAGGTGGATTATGTAGACAATAAGAAAAATGAAGTGGGTATAAAAATCAAAAATACCGGTAACACAATCTTACATACGATATTCGATTATTTAAAATATGAACTGGTTAGAATAGACTGCGTACAAATTGCACACTTAACTAAAAAAGACATTCCAAGAGGAAACTGGAAATTATTAACAGAGCAGGAGATTAACACATTAAAAATGTTATAA
- a CDS encoding SET domain-containing protein, whose amino-acid sequence MIHPKTELQYINDAMGYGVVATEFIPAGTITWVLDKLDREFTPKDFKLMAPAYQDVLDTYCYRNNKGNFVLCWDHGKYVNHSFNSNCLTTAYDFEIAIRDIHPGEQLTDDYGYLNICAPFEGVDEGTERKVVYPDDLVKYHKVWDEKILKVFGKINTLEQPLKTMIEKELWNKIHRIADGKEQMDSILKNYYNENNHATVIK is encoded by the coding sequence ATGATACATCCTAAAACAGAATTACAGTACATAAATGACGCTATGGGCTACGGTGTTGTGGCTACAGAATTCATTCCAGCCGGAACAATAACCTGGGTTCTAGATAAATTAGACCGAGAATTTACGCCTAAAGATTTTAAATTGATGGCCCCTGCTTATCAAGACGTCTTAGACACCTATTGTTATAGAAATAATAAAGGAAATTTTGTGCTTTGTTGGGATCATGGTAAATATGTGAATCATAGTTTCAATTCAAATTGCCTTACAACCGCTTATGACTTTGAAATAGCAATAAGAGACATTCATCCCGGAGAACAATTAACCGATGATTATGGTTATTTAAATATCTGCGCTCCCTTTGAAGGCGTAGATGAGGGTACCGAACGAAAAGTTGTGTATCCCGATGATTTAGTGAAATATCATAAGGTATGGGATGAAAAAATTCTAAAGGTTTTTGGAAAAATAAATACTTTAGAACAACCTTTAAAAACCATGATTGAAAAAGAATTATGGAATAAAATACATCGTATCGCCGACGGAAAAGAGCAAATGGATTCTATCTTAAAGAATTATTATAATGAAAATAATCATGCAACAGTAATCAAGTAA
- the pruA gene encoding L-glutamate gamma-semialdehyde dehydrogenase — MGKGFFNVPIAVNEPVRAYAPGSEHREAIAKAYKDMYNSKLDVPMYINGKDVTTGNTKPMSPPHDHKHVIGQYHLAEKSHVEDAISTALEARKTWSQMPWEHRAGIFLKAAELIAGPYRSRINAATMMAQSKTIYQAEIDSACELIDFLRFNVQFMTEMYHDQPESTSDAWNRLEYRPLEGFVYAVSPFNFTAIAGNLPSCMALMGNVVVWKPSDSQIYSAKVIMDVFEEAGVPPGVINVVFGDPKMITDTVLASPDFSGLHFTGSTDVFKALWKQIGNNIDKYKTYPKIVGETGGKDFIVAHKTANPIQVATAIARGAFEFQGQKCSAASRAYISKSIWEDVKAQLVKDVKSFKMGAPDNMENFITAVIHEGSFDKLAKYIDQAKADKNAEIIVGGGYDKSKGYFIEPTVILTDDPKYTTMCDELFGPVITIYLYDDAKFSETLKLVDTTSDYALTGAIIAADRYAIIEATQALQNAAGNFYINDKPTGAVVGQQPFGGARGSGTNDKAGSIINLQRWVSPRMIKETFVTPTDYRYPFLGE; from the coding sequence ATGGGAAAAGGATTTTTCAATGTGCCAATCGCCGTTAATGAACCTGTAAGAGCTTATGCTCCTGGAAGTGAACACCGCGAAGCGATTGCTAAGGCTTACAAAGACATGTACAACAGCAAATTAGATGTGCCAATGTATATTAATGGTAAGGACGTAACAACCGGTAACACGAAGCCAATGTCCCCTCCACATGATCATAAACACGTGATTGGGCAGTACCATTTAGCTGAAAAGTCTCATGTAGAAGATGCTATTTCCACTGCTTTGGAAGCACGTAAAACATGGTCTCAAATGCCATGGGAACACAGAGCTGGAATCTTTTTAAAAGCTGCTGAATTAATTGCTGGACCCTACAGATCTAGAATTAATGCGGCGACTATGATGGCGCAATCTAAAACCATTTATCAAGCTGAAATTGATTCGGCCTGTGAATTAATTGACTTTTTACGATTTAATGTCCAGTTCATGACAGAGATGTATCATGACCAACCAGAAAGCACAAGTGATGCCTGGAATCGTTTAGAATACAGACCCCTGGAAGGTTTTGTTTACGCAGTCTCTCCTTTTAACTTTACAGCGATTGCTGGAAACCTACCTTCTTGTATGGCATTGATGGGTAACGTTGTGGTTTGGAAACCTAGTGATTCTCAAATCTATTCTGCAAAAGTCATTATGGATGTTTTTGAAGAAGCAGGTGTGCCGCCAGGCGTTATTAACGTTGTTTTTGGTGATCCAAAAATGATTACTGATACTGTTTTGGCTAGTCCAGATTTTTCTGGCTTACACTTTACGGGTTCTACAGATGTTTTTAAAGCATTATGGAAACAAATAGGAAACAACATTGACAAGTATAAAACCTACCCAAAAATTGTAGGTGAAACGGGTGGAAAAGATTTTATCGTTGCTCATAAAACAGCGAATCCAATACAAGTGGCGACGGCTATTGCGCGTGGTGCTTTTGAGTTCCAAGGTCAAAAGTGTAGTGCTGCTTCTCGTGCTTATATTTCTAAAAGCATCTGGGAAGACGTGAAAGCGCAATTGGTTAAAGACGTTAAGTCTTTTAAAATGGGAGCTCCAGATAATATGGAAAACTTTATCACAGCTGTCATTCACGAAGGTTCTTTTGATAAGTTAGCAAAATATATTGATCAGGCAAAAGCAGATAAAAATGCTGAGATTATTGTTGGTGGTGGTTATGATAAAAGTAAAGGCTATTTTATTGAGCCTACAGTCATTCTAACTGATGATCCAAAATACACCACCATGTGTGACGAACTTTTTGGACCAGTTATTACCATTTACTTATATGATGACGCTAAATTTTCTGAAACATTAAAATTAGTAGATACAACTAGTGACTATGCATTAACAGGAGCTATAATAGCTGCAGATCGTTATGCCATTATTGAAGCAACACAAGCGCTACAAAACGCTGCGGGTAACTTCTATATTAATGATAAGCCAACTGGAGCTGTTGTTGGACAACAACCCTTTGGTGGCGCTCGTGGTAGTGGAACCAATGATAAAGCGGGAAGTATAATAAACTTACAACGTTGGGTATCTCCAAGAATGATTAAAGAAACTTTTGTAACGCCTACAGATTATCGCTATCCTTTTTTAGGGGAATAG
- a CDS encoding NRDE family protein codes for MCTVTIFYKGNTDFVLTSNRDEAPNRTALAPDFYTINDTEVLLPKDEQSGGSWIGASNKNRVVCLLNGGFEIHNRKAEYRQSRGVVVKDLLSAKAIESAIQSYNFNDIEPFTLVIADWNTQLYFYELVWDGASVHFEKLPLATKIWSSSTLYTEEKKQARRKWFETFASKHKLSSKTLLEFHKTAGKGNDDYGVVMNRGFVKTTSITQIEKTGKVIEMRFSNLNTLETSVQLLNLQETIDE; via the coding sequence ATGTGTACAGTAACTATTTTTTATAAAGGCAATACAGATTTTGTGCTCACCTCAAACAGAGACGAAGCGCCAAATCGAACTGCTTTGGCTCCAGATTTTTATACCATAAACGATACCGAAGTGCTTTTACCTAAAGACGAACAGTCTGGAGGCAGTTGGATTGGAGCTAGCAATAAAAATAGAGTCGTTTGTTTGTTGAATGGCGGATTTGAAATCCATAACAGAAAAGCTGAATACAGACAGAGTCGCGGAGTAGTAGTTAAAGATTTACTATCGGCTAAAGCGATCGAATCTGCTATCCAATCCTATAATTTTAATGACATCGAGCCCTTTACACTAGTTATAGCAGATTGGAATACACAGTTATACTTCTACGAGTTGGTTTGGGATGGTGCCAGTGTGCATTTTGAAAAATTACCTTTAGCAACTAAAATATGGTCATCCTCTACATTGTATACCGAAGAAAAAAAACAAGCAAGACGCAAATGGTTTGAAACCTTTGCATCGAAACACAAATTATCGTCTAAAACACTTTTAGAGTTCCATAAAACCGCGGGTAAAGGCAATGACGATTATGGTGTTGTCATGAATCGTGGATTTGTAAAAACCACAAGTATCACACAAATTGAAAAAACTGGTAAGGTTATCGAAATGCGTTTCAGTAACCTAAATACATTAGAAACTTCTGTTCAATTGTTGAATCTACAAGAAACTATTGATGAATAA
- a CDS encoding DUF6695 family protein: MNNTAFILTLAYPDTIVSHAEEWYSPYLKYIGIGSKTNVRAGHAALVLISKETGVLEYHDFGRYITTAPNGRVRGSHTDNELAFPIVAEIKNNKIVNLEAILRCLATHPKLTHGDGRLVASVCDSIDYKKARTYITMMQSREFIYYAAFKKEASNCARFVTDSLIASVNDVKIKKALKKSKWFTPSTVGNVLLACTGSYPFEVSEEGVISEFKGTQQSENFKCFLDRLKEHKPNYVGTLEPRSVEGLHEKAQWLSGIAAGAWYELHKTQKPREFRYRRISPYGNIDCDALFISQENNFDYEQAYDIVHYSNCNFFHVKQNNNVFRFERKSN; this comes from the coding sequence ATGAATAATACCGCTTTTATTTTAACGCTAGCGTATCCAGACACTATTGTTTCTCATGCTGAAGAATGGTACTCACCCTATTTAAAATATATAGGTATTGGGAGTAAAACAAACGTGCGTGCTGGTCATGCCGCTCTTGTTTTAATTAGTAAAGAAACAGGGGTGTTGGAATACCATGATTTCGGACGTTATATTACTACAGCGCCTAATGGGAGAGTGCGCGGAAGTCATACAGATAATGAATTGGCTTTTCCAATAGTAGCGGAGATTAAGAACAACAAAATTGTAAATCTTGAGGCTATTTTAAGATGTTTAGCCACGCACCCTAAACTAACACATGGTGATGGGAGATTAGTGGCTTCTGTTTGTGATAGCATTGATTATAAAAAAGCCAGAACCTATATCACGATGATGCAAAGCCGTGAATTTATTTATTATGCTGCTTTTAAAAAAGAAGCAAGTAATTGTGCCCGCTTTGTGACAGATAGTTTAATTGCTTCTGTAAATGATGTTAAAATAAAGAAAGCTCTTAAAAAATCTAAATGGTTTACACCAAGCACGGTTGGTAATGTGTTATTGGCATGCACAGGGAGCTATCCTTTTGAAGTCTCTGAAGAAGGTGTGATTTCAGAATTTAAAGGCACACAACAAAGTGAGAATTTTAAATGTTTTTTAGATAGATTAAAGGAGCACAAGCCTAATTATGTTGGTACTTTAGAGCCTAGAAGTGTTGAGGGGCTTCATGAAAAGGCACAATGGCTGTCTGGCATTGCGGCAGGCGCTTGGTATGAATTGCATAAAACGCAAAAGCCAAGAGAATTCAGATACAGGCGTATTTCGCCGTATGGTAATATAGATTGTGACGCGCTTTTTATAAGTCAGGAAAATAATTTTGATTATGAACAAGCCTATGACATAGTACATTATTCAAATTGTAATTTCTTTCATGTTAAACAAAACAATAACGTGTTTCGTTTTGAAAGAAAATCGAATTAA
- the apaG gene encoding Co2+/Mg2+ efflux protein ApaG produces MVQQVTQGIKISVETNFEGTFYKNYKIHYAFGYRVTIENQSKDSVQLNARQWTILDALNNVETVSGEGVIGKKPVLKPGESHSYSSGCLLTSPFGAMQGFYSMINFTTTKKFNVTIPTFKLSAPFAIN; encoded by the coding sequence ATGGTTCAACAAGTTACACAAGGCATAAAGATTTCTGTAGAAACTAATTTTGAAGGCACATTTTATAAGAACTATAAAATACATTATGCTTTTGGATATCGGGTGACTATTGAAAACCAAAGTAAAGACTCTGTGCAGCTCAATGCAAGACAGTGGACGATTCTTGATGCGTTAAACAATGTTGAAACTGTTAGTGGCGAAGGGGTTATAGGTAAGAAGCCTGTTTTAAAACCCGGTGAATCCCATAGCTATAGTTCTGGATGCTTATTAACGTCCCCTTTCGGGGCCATGCAAGGTTTCTACAGCATGATAAATTTTACTACCACTAAAAAGTTTAATGTTACGATACCCACTTTTAAGTTGAGTGCTCCTTTTGCTATAAATTAA
- a CDS encoding DUF5103 domain-containing protein — protein sequence MQISLKHFLLFILYPCFVFSQVEEINPLKEIKTITFKGNTPESQLPVLRLGEQLVLEFDVLNGNEDDYYYEIKHYNFDWTPSVLMQAEYLKGFNEQRIRQWDNSFNTYQIYSHYTLTIPNEQTQALTKSGNYLITIYNEYDEIEFTRKFMIYEDIADVGVAIKRSRDVENIEELQSVDIVISSNKLQFINPKQTIKTVVVQNNNLNTAITDLEPQYILGNELQYRYVKESNFFGGNEYRYFENKDLRGANTGVQFIRLKELYNSYLYLDIPRAEEIYTYNPDINGNFLITALDTDAPEIYADYAKVHFSLKLNKFKNGQTVHVYGNFNNYAVDKSNEMIYNDEAQLYEIPLLLKQGFYSYKYVVKDKNGIVDENVIDGNFYQTENNYKVLVYYRNLGARYDRIIGVGEGNSVNITN from the coding sequence ATGCAAATTAGCCTTAAACACTTTTTACTATTCATTTTATACCCTTGTTTTGTTTTTTCTCAAGTTGAAGAAATAAATCCTCTAAAAGAAATAAAAACCATCACCTTTAAAGGGAATACTCCTGAAAGTCAGCTACCTGTTTTAAGATTAGGAGAGCAGCTTGTTTTAGAGTTTGATGTTTTAAATGGGAACGAAGATGATTATTACTATGAAATAAAACATTATAATTTTGACTGGACCCCCTCTGTACTCATGCAAGCAGAATACTTAAAAGGCTTTAACGAGCAGCGCATCAGACAGTGGGACAATTCATTCAACACCTATCAAATTTATTCGCATTACACACTAACCATCCCTAATGAACAAACGCAAGCCTTAACGAAATCTGGCAACTACCTCATCACTATTTATAATGAATATGATGAAATAGAATTTACCCGAAAGTTTATGATTTATGAAGACATTGCTGATGTAGGCGTTGCCATTAAACGCTCAAGGGACGTTGAGAATATTGAAGAGTTACAATCTGTTGACATTGTTATTAGCTCAAATAAACTCCAGTTTATTAACCCGAAGCAAACGATTAAAACGGTTGTCGTTCAAAATAATAACTTAAATACTGCCATTACAGATTTAGAACCGCAGTATATTTTAGGTAACGAATTACAATACCGATACGTTAAAGAATCTAATTTTTTTGGCGGAAATGAATACCGCTATTTCGAAAACAAAGATTTAAGAGGCGCAAATACTGGGGTTCAATTTATTAGATTAAAAGAACTATACAATAGCTATCTCTATTTGGATATTCCACGTGCAGAGGAGATTTACACGTATAACCCTGATATAAACGGCAATTTTTTAATCACCGCTTTAGATACTGATGCGCCTGAAATTTATGCCGATTACGCAAAAGTTCATTTTAGTTTAAAACTAAATAAATTTAAAAATGGACAAACGGTTCATGTCTATGGTAATTTTAACAACTATGCCGTTGATAAAAGTAACGAAATGATTTATAACGATGAAGCGCAGCTTTATGAAATACCCTTACTTTTAAAACAAGGTTTTTATAGCTATAAGTACGTTGTAAAAGACAAAAATGGTATTGTTGACGAAAATGTTATTGATGGAAATTTTTATCAAACTGAAAATAATTATAAAGTTTTAGTTTATTATAGAAACCTTGGCGCACGTTACGATAGAATTATAGGTGTTGGTGAAGGGAACTCTGTAAATATTACCAATTAA
- a CDS encoding Na(+)-translocating NADH-quinone reductase subunit A: protein MSNDIKIKKGLDIKLKGAAELATENAIVSNFYTVRPEDFHSVIPKLSVKVGEKVKAGQALFFDKSNENVKFASPVSGEVIEIARGEKRKILAVKIQADKAQEHHDFGALTVESAKAEDIKAKLLASGCWPFVKQRPYDVIANPEYSPKAIFISAYASAPLAADLDYVLKGKEAELQAAITALSKLTLGQVHVSIAKNGNSPLAGLTNATIHKVSGPHPSGNVGTQINKIDPVNKGETVWTIAAQDLVIIGELLLTGKFNAQRTVALVGSSVKKPRYFKTVIGSEIATMVYDNGVDKDGNDRIISGNVLTGKQVKPDGNLDYYSNVISVIPEGDDYEFFGWNKPIFNKVSTSRAFTFSWLTPNKKFDLNTNTNGEHRAFVITGTYEEVFPLDIYPMQILKACMYQDLDEMEALGMYEVAPEDFALTEFVCVSKQPHQEIIRKGLDLMLQEIG from the coding sequence ATGTCAAACGACATTAAGATTAAAAAAGGTCTAGATATAAAGTTGAAAGGTGCAGCAGAATTAGCGACTGAAAACGCAATTGTAAGCAACTTTTATACAGTTAGACCAGAAGACTTTCACAGTGTAATTCCTAAATTATCAGTAAAAGTTGGAGAAAAAGTAAAAGCTGGACAAGCGCTCTTTTTTGATAAATCCAACGAAAACGTAAAGTTTGCTTCACCAGTTTCTGGCGAAGTTATTGAAATTGCACGTGGTGAAAAACGTAAAATTCTTGCAGTAAAGATTCAAGCAGACAAAGCGCAAGAGCATCATGACTTTGGTGCTTTGACCGTAGAGTCTGCAAAAGCTGAAGATATTAAAGCGAAGTTATTAGCCTCTGGATGTTGGCCTTTTGTAAAGCAACGTCCTTACGATGTTATTGCAAATCCTGAGTATTCGCCTAAAGCTATTTTTATTTCGGCATACGCAAGTGCACCTTTAGCTGCGGATTTAGATTACGTTCTAAAAGGTAAGGAAGCAGAATTACAAGCTGCAATTACAGCGTTGTCTAAATTAACTTTAGGTCAAGTGCACGTAAGTATTGCCAAGAATGGTAATTCACCTTTAGCAGGTTTAACAAATGCTACCATTCATAAAGTGTCTGGTCCGCATCCTTCTGGAAATGTTGGTACGCAAATTAATAAAATTGATCCTGTTAATAAAGGAGAAACCGTTTGGACCATTGCTGCACAAGATTTAGTGATTATTGGCGAGTTGCTGTTAACTGGAAAATTCAATGCACAACGTACAGTGGCATTAGTAGGTTCTTCTGTTAAAAAGCCACGCTATTTCAAAACGGTTATTGGTAGTGAAATCGCGACTATGGTTTACGATAATGGTGTAGATAAAGATGGAAACGATCGTATTATTTCTGGAAATGTATTGACTGGAAAGCAAGTAAAGCCAGATGGTAATTTAGATTATTACAGCAATGTAATTTCTGTAATTCCTGAAGGTGATGATTATGAGTTTTTTGGTTGGAATAAACCGATTTTTAATAAAGTATCAACATCAAGAGCTTTTACTTTTTCTTGGTTAACACCAAATAAAAAGTTCGATTTAAATACAAATACAAACGGTGAGCACAGAGCTTTTGTAATTACCGGCACTTACGAAGAAGTGTTTCCTTTAGATATTTATCCAATGCAAATTTTAAAAGCCTGTATGTATCAGGATTTAGATGAAATGGAAGCTTTAGGAATGTATGAAGTAGCGCCAGAAGATTTCGCCTTAACAGAATTTGTATGTGTGTCTAAGCAGCCACATCAAGAAATCATTAGAAAAGGTTTAGATTTAATGCTACAAGAAATCGGATAG